In Populus nigra chromosome 1, ddPopNigr1.1, whole genome shotgun sequence, one genomic interval encodes:
- the LOC133700879 gene encoding uncharacterized protein LOC133700879, whose product MNRPGDWNCRSCQHLNFQRRDSCQRCGDPRSAGDFGAFGGRGGSSLGFTGSDVRPGDWYCTAGNCGAHNFASRSSCFKCGVYKEMDSAGGFDSDFARTRGFGGSTGGGNRSGWKSGDWICTRWGCNEHNFASRMECFKCNAPRDLSNRTSY is encoded by the exons ATGAACAGGCCAGGAGACTGGAACTGCAGGTCATGCCAACACCTCAATTTCCAGAGGCGTGACTCTTGCCAACGTTGTGGGGACCCCAGGTCCGCAGGTGATTTTGGGGCTTTCGGTGGGCGGGGTGGCTCATCACTTGGGTTCACGGGGTCGGATGTTCGTCCCGGTGATTGGTACTGCACTGCCGGAAACTGCGGGGCCCACAACTTTGCTAGCCGTTCTAGTTGCTTCAAATGTGGAGTGTACAAGGAAATGGACTCCGCCGGGGGCTTCGATTCTGATTTTGCTCGAACTAGAGGGTTTGGTGGGAGCACTGGAGGTGGCAATCGATCTGGATGGAAATCCGGAGACTGGATTTGCACTAG GTGGGGATGCAACGAACATAATTTTGCTAGCAGAATGGAGTGCTTCAAGTGCAATGCCCCAAGAGATCTTAGCAACAGAACTTCATACTAG